In a single window of the Serratia quinivorans genome:
- a CDS encoding Uncharacterized conserved protein gives MPSKILFSACLAGFKVRYNASDKPLLNATLLRWQREGRLVVCCPELAAGFSTPRPSAEITPAAEGATVLAQRARVIEVSGSDVTAGYLLGAHLALETAQRHDCRFALLTDGSPSCGSQFIYDGSFSGQTKPGSGVTAELLRQNGIEVFSDRQIDALIARIEAVEQT, from the coding sequence ATGCCGTCAAAGATTTTATTCAGCGCCTGCCTGGCCGGTTTTAAAGTTCGCTACAACGCTTCCGACAAACCTTTGCTCAACGCCACCTTGCTGCGCTGGCAGCGCGAAGGCCGCCTGGTGGTTTGCTGCCCGGAGCTGGCCGCCGGTTTTTCCACCCCACGCCCCTCGGCAGAAATCACGCCAGCCGCTGAAGGCGCCACGGTACTGGCTCAACGGGCAAGAGTGATTGAAGTCAGCGGCAGTGACGTCACCGCCGGCTATCTGCTCGGCGCCCATCTGGCGCTGGAGACCGCACAACGGCACGACTGCCGCTTTGCCCTGCTCACCGACGGCAGCCCATCCTGCGGCAGCCAGTTTATCTACGACGGCTCTTTCAGCGGTCAAACCAAGCCCGGCAGCGGCGTCACCGCCGAACTGCTGCGCCAGAATGGCATTGAAGTGTTTTCCGACCGTCAGATCGACGCGCTGATCGCCCGGATTGAAGCGGTGGAACAGACCTAG
- a CDS encoding mutator mutT protein → MPFFKRFKMSQIDDSYFGGAKIALLCGNHLLTYQRDDKADIPWPGCWDLPGGGREGDETPLQCVQRETLEEFGLQIDAQQVSLRQRYEGIFPGYPPTWFMLGHITPEQIAAICFGEEGQRWQMMAIERFIQHPQGISHLQQRLAQHLQR, encoded by the coding sequence ATGCCGTTCTTTAAGAGGTTCAAGATGTCACAAATTGATGACTCATACTTTGGCGGCGCGAAAATCGCGCTGTTGTGCGGTAACCACTTGCTGACCTACCAGCGTGATGACAAGGCGGATATTCCCTGGCCGGGCTGCTGGGATTTGCCGGGAGGCGGGCGCGAAGGGGATGAGACGCCGCTGCAATGCGTGCAGCGGGAAACGCTGGAAGAGTTCGGTTTGCAGATTGACGCACAGCAGGTGAGTTTACGGCAGCGTTACGAAGGGATTTTCCCCGGCTACCCGCCGACCTGGTTTATGCTGGGTCACATCACGCCGGAGCAGATAGCCGCCATTTGCTTTGGCGAAGAAGGGCAGCGTTGGCAGATGATGGCCATCGAGCGCTTTATTCAGCATCCGCAGGGCATTTCGCACCTGCAGCAACGGCTGGCGCAGCATCTGCAGCGCTAG